From the genome of Candidatus Ancaeobacter aquaticus, one region includes:
- the mazG gene encoding nucleoside triphosphate pyrophosphohydrolase — MKKTTSFQELLKVMKILRGPKGCPWDKEQDHASLKQYLIEETYEVIDTIDDNDMSKLKEELGDLLLQVVFHAQIAEDQNEFTIDDIIQTLIEKLTRRHPHVFGDKNLSSAEQVLKQWHKIKKAEHGTKRPSVIDGVPRKLPALQKAHKLQKKASRVGFDWDHIDKVLAKVDEELQEVKEAIKTNDKKHIYDELGDLLFSTANLSRFLGLDPEGALRGTIRKFTSRFQTIEKELSRKGKKLEDASLAEMDAIWNKAKKIKSKNEKGKR, encoded by the coding sequence ATGAAAAAAACTACTTCTTTCCAAGAGCTTCTTAAGGTAATGAAGATCTTACGCGGCCCAAAAGGCTGTCCGTGGGATAAAGAGCAGGATCACGCTTCACTGAAACAATATCTTATTGAAGAAACCTACGAAGTTATTGACACAATCGACGATAACGATATGTCAAAACTAAAAGAAGAGCTGGGAGACCTCCTCCTCCAGGTAGTATTCCACGCACAAATCGCTGAGGATCAAAACGAATTCACGATTGATGATATTATACAAACACTCATTGAGAAACTTACGCGGCGGCATCCGCATGTCTTTGGTGACAAAAACCTATCGTCTGCCGAACAAGTTCTCAAACAATGGCATAAAATAAAAAAAGCTGAGCATGGTACAAAAAGACCATCTGTTATTGATGGAGTCCCTCGCAAGCTTCCAGCACTCCAAAAAGCACATAAATTACAAAAAAAAGCATCCCGTGTGGGATTTGACTGGGATCATATCGATAAAGTGCTTGCAAAAGTTGACGAGGAACTACAAGAGGTAAAAGAAGCTATTAAGACAAATGACAAAAAACATATATATGATGAACTCGGTGATTTGCTTTTTTCTACTGCAAACCTCTCACGGTTTTTAGGCCTCGACCCTGAAGGCGCCCTGCGTGGCACAATAAGAAAATTTACGAGTCGTTTCCAAACAATCGAAAAAGAACTATCTCGAAAAGGAAAAAAACTGGAAGACGCGTCACTGGCCGAAATGGATGCGATTTGGAACAAAGCGAAAAAAATAAAAAGTAAAAACGAAAAAGGTAAAAGGTAG
- the ftsZ gene encoding cell division protein FtsZ — MEEQTQILRIKVLGVGGGGSNAVNRMISMGIEGVDFAVMNTDIQALSISPVAERIQIGEKLTRGYGAGSDPENGRLAAEESALAIAECLGGYDLVFIVAGFGGGTGTGAVPVIARIAKDMNIMTIGIITKPFNFEGEKRYSKSKKGLAVLGEYIDTVIIIPNDRLLEFVDQETSLDSAFSLTDDILGNGIKSISSLLLKPGMINLEFADVKTILAEKGGTLLGYGEAEGANKEVDAIEAALKSPLIEKNGIVGARGILINFMGGKDLALKGINSAVGLISELVHKEANIIFGVSVDESLSEKVQVTLLAAGLDLSYDVEYYEEDKKIVDGKEEPEQTVINFKTSERGQFAKMDATIVNGEDFDIPTFLRRKK; from the coding sequence ATGGAAGAACAGACTCAAATATTAAGAATAAAAGTGTTGGGCGTCGGTGGTGGCGGATCGAACGCGGTAAATAGAATGATATCAATGGGAATTGAGGGCGTTGACTTTGCTGTAATGAATACTGATATTCAGGCATTGTCAATTTCGCCTGTTGCTGAAAGAATTCAGATTGGAGAGAAATTAACCCGCGGATATGGCGCTGGTTCGGATCCTGAGAATGGAAGACTGGCCGCAGAAGAAAGCGCGCTTGCAATAGCCGAATGTTTGGGTGGGTATGATCTTGTTTTTATTGTTGCTGGTTTTGGTGGTGGCACTGGTACCGGTGCAGTACCTGTTATAGCGAGAATCGCAAAAGATATGAATATTATGACTATAGGCATTATCACTAAACCGTTTAATTTTGAAGGCGAAAAAAGATACTCAAAATCAAAAAAAGGACTCGCTGTATTAGGTGAATATATTGATACCGTTATTATTATACCGAATGATCGTTTGCTTGAATTTGTTGATCAGGAAACTTCTCTTGATAGTGCATTTTCTCTTACCGATGATATTCTGGGAAACGGTATAAAGTCGATATCTTCACTGCTCTTAAAACCCGGTATGATTAATTTAGAATTTGCCGATGTAAAAACAATCCTTGCTGAAAAAGGCGGGACGTTATTGGGGTACGGTGAAGCTGAAGGTGCAAACAAAGAGGTTGATGCTATTGAAGCGGCTCTCAAGAGTCCTTTGATTGAAAAAAATGGGATTGTTGGTGCACGAGGCATTCTCATTAATTTTATGGGTGGAAAAGATCTTGCGCTTAAGGGTATCAATAGTGCTGTGGGGCTAATCAGTGAACTTGTCCACAAAGAAGCGAACATCATATTTGGCGTATCGGTAGACGAATCATTAAGCGAAAAAGTACAGGTGACTCTTCTTGCTGCTGGCCTTGATCTGTCCTATGATGTTGAATACTATGAAGAAGATAAAAAGATCGTTGACGGGAAAGAAGAGCCTGAACAAACAGTCATTAATTTTAAGACAAGTGAACGAGGGCAATTCGCGAAAATGGATGCAACTATTGTAAACGGTGAGGATTTTGACATCCCGACTTTTTTAAGAAGGAAAAAATAA
- a CDS encoding D-alanine--D-alanine ligase codes for MRHSKVGVLFGGSSSERDISLRSGDAIVCALKERGYDVTGIDVDTDHVEEQLLTAGIDVAFIALHGRYGEDGSIQTVLERLNIPYTGSGPEASSVAICKVKTKEVLVNNNIPTPRYEVITHGSGKSNIARLLTDFRFPLVVKPSLEGSSIGLSIIQESQCIDHALEKAFSYECDALIEEYIAGKEVTVGVLGESALPVIEIVPKNQFYDYHAKYTKGMTEYLLVDDARQGVWKIIKDIALMTHKAIGCEHFSRVDLIIGDDGIPYVLEINTIPGFTETSLLPKAARADKMSFEDLCEQILQMALTEKRDNASMANMGMRHKRN; via the coding sequence ATGCGGCATTCTAAGGTGGGGGTTCTTTTCGGGGGGAGTTCAAGTGAGCGCGATATTTCTTTGCGTTCAGGAGATGCTATTGTATGTGCCCTTAAAGAAAGAGGATACGATGTCACCGGTATAGATGTTGATACAGATCATGTTGAGGAACAACTCTTAACCGCTGGTATTGATGTTGCATTTATTGCGCTTCATGGGAGATATGGCGAGGATGGAAGCATTCAGACCGTGTTAGAACGCCTTAATATTCCCTATACTGGTTCAGGGCCAGAGGCAAGTTCTGTAGCGATTTGTAAGGTTAAGACAAAAGAGGTACTCGTTAATAACAATATCCCAACGCCACGTTACGAAGTCATTACCCACGGTTCTGGAAAATCTAATATTGCCCGTTTACTGACTGATTTTAGATTTCCACTTGTCGTGAAACCGTCATTGGAAGGATCAAGCATTGGGCTCTCGATTATTCAAGAATCGCAATGTATTGATCATGCTTTAGAAAAGGCATTCTCGTATGAGTGTGATGCGCTGATCGAAGAATATATTGCGGGTAAGGAAGTCACGGTAGGGGTGTTAGGGGAGAGCGCATTGCCGGTCATTGAAATAGTGCCTAAAAATCAATTTTATGATTATCATGCAAAGTATACAAAAGGTATGACAGAATACCTTTTGGTAGATGACGCTCGTCAAGGGGTATGGAAAATCATAAAAGATATAGCATTAATGACCCATAAAGCTATCGGATGCGAACATTTTTCTCGTGTTGATCTTATAATAGGAGATGATGGCATCCCGTATGTTCTTGAAATCAACACTATTCCTGGATTTACTGAGACATCACTCTTGCCGAAAGCTGCTCGAGCTGATAAAATGTCTTTTGAGGATTTATGTGAACAGATTCTACAGATGGCGCTCACAGAAAAACGTGATAATGCATCTATGGCAAATATGGGAATGCGCCATAAAAGGAACTAA
- the murB gene encoding UDP-N-acetylmuramate dehydrogenase: MRKHDRDIFFKLVRGKVLFNELLSRHTSFKIGGPAEIWIEPADVIELRLILTYARMNSHPVFIIGNGSNLLVSDNGVTGFVLKLSAHEFKKIEVVNETVVVGGAVQLSHLIEKMCSLGLSGLEPFVGIPGSIGGSVFMNVGAWDAQFGDYVQSATIMQSDGSIVNLDKDELGFEYRTCKGIETGIVLDVVLDLAKASKEEIEKRFKKYSDARTDSQPKGSSAGCVFKNNNEIPTGRLIDKLGLKGTRIGGAVVSDTHANFIVNDNQATARDVVDLMKKIKARVLEVEGIHLEPEIKFIGEGNYAAF; this comes from the coding sequence ATGAGAAAGCATGATCGTGATATATTTTTTAAGCTGGTGAGAGGGAAAGTTCTTTTTAATGAGCTTTTGAGCAGACATACCAGTTTTAAAATTGGCGGTCCGGCAGAAATATGGATCGAACCGGCTGATGTAATAGAGTTACGCCTTATACTTACCTATGCGCGGATGAATTCGCATCCGGTATTTATTATTGGCAATGGATCAAATCTTTTGGTAAGCGATAATGGGGTGACAGGTTTTGTTCTAAAATTATCAGCGCATGAATTTAAAAAGATCGAAGTTGTTAACGAAACGGTTGTTGTTGGCGGTGCGGTACAGCTGTCACATCTTATTGAGAAAATGTGTAGTTTAGGATTGAGTGGCTTGGAGCCATTTGTTGGTATTCCCGGTTCAATAGGGGGGTCAGTCTTTATGAATGTAGGTGCCTGGGATGCACAGTTTGGAGATTATGTTCAAAGTGCTACCATCATGCAGTCAGATGGCAGCATTGTTAATTTAGATAAGGATGAGCTTGGCTTTGAGTATCGGACCTGTAAAGGTATTGAAACCGGTATCGTGCTTGATGTTGTGCTCGATCTTGCAAAGGCTAGTAAAGAAGAGATAGAAAAACGATTTAAAAAATATAGTGATGCCCGCACAGATAGTCAGCCAAAAGGATCGAGTGCAGGGTGTGTTTTTAAGAACAATAATGAAATTCCAACCGGACGGCTTATTGATAAACTTGGCTTGAAAGGAACTCGTATTGGCGGTGCAGTCGTATCTGATACGCATGCAAATTTTATCGTTAATGACAATCAAGCGACGGCCCGTGATGTTGTTGACTTGATGAAAAAGATAAAAGCGCGAGTATTAGAAGTTGAAGGCATACATTTAGAACCTGAAATAAAATTTATTGGAGAAGGAAACTATGCGGCATTCTAA
- the der gene encoding ribosome biogenesis GTPase Der: MDKSLVAIVGRPNVGKSALFNRLIQKRKAIVDGAYGVTRDRIFGTVQWGKKVFRIVDSGGLEFEDTDHVRKEMRSQTKAAIEDAGTVILVVDVTAGIMPLDKEVMNLLRKNGKQVILAVNKVDNDKLVAETHSFRSLGVDEIVPISALHGLGIGKLLDAVYEYVSDYEEIEHHKEIKVAIVGKPNVGKSSFVNSVLREKRVIVDGTPGTTRDAVDTVLHWRDHEFLLIDTAGMKRSKKVANAPEFYSVSRSMESIKRSDIVVLIIDAVNGPTLEDAKIADMSVSSGKGFIICVNKWDLMGQVSVRSYSKTVYEKLNFVSYSPIIFMSALNGKNVYKVIDKILFVDEQRNLSIPTSFLNKKVTEAQERVPHPYKGRKRFKIYFAAQTRKNPPLFTFFVNDSKMLILSYEKYLINQMREKFGFEGVPISCRFKNRR; encoded by the coding sequence ATGGATAAAAGTCTAGTAGCTATAGTTGGAAGGCCAAATGTAGGTAAGTCTGCGTTATTTAACAGGTTAATACAAAAACGCAAGGCTATTGTTGACGGGGCCTACGGGGTAACCCGCGACAGAATATTTGGAACCGTGCAATGGGGGAAGAAAGTATTTCGCATTGTTGATTCCGGTGGGCTTGAGTTTGAAGATACTGATCATGTAAGAAAAGAAATGAGATCGCAAACGAAAGCCGCTATTGAAGATGCAGGGACGGTTATTTTAGTCGTTGATGTTACAGCGGGTATTATGCCTTTAGATAAAGAAGTAATGAATCTTCTAAGAAAAAACGGTAAACAGGTAATTCTGGCAGTTAACAAAGTAGATAATGATAAACTGGTAGCCGAAACACATAGCTTTCGTTCATTAGGAGTGGATGAGATTGTACCAATATCAGCATTACACGGACTAGGTATCGGAAAACTTTTAGACGCGGTCTATGAGTATGTGTCTGATTATGAAGAAATTGAGCATCACAAAGAGATCAAAGTAGCGATAGTGGGAAAGCCAAATGTTGGAAAATCATCGTTTGTTAACAGTGTATTAAGGGAAAAACGTGTTATTGTTGACGGGACTCCGGGAACAACCAGAGATGCGGTAGACACTGTTCTTCATTGGCGTGATCACGAATTTCTATTGATCGATACTGCCGGAATGAAAAGAAGCAAAAAAGTTGCCAATGCTCCTGAATTCTACAGCGTATCACGTTCCATGGAAAGCATTAAACGATCAGATATCGTTGTGTTGATTATCGATGCTGTTAATGGCCCAACCCTAGAAGATGCGAAAATCGCTGATATGAGCGTTTCCTCAGGGAAAGGTTTTATTATTTGTGTGAATAAGTGGGATCTAATGGGGCAGGTAAGTGTGAGATCCTATTCGAAAACGGTCTATGAAAAACTTAATTTTGTTTCATACAGTCCTATTATCTTTATGTCAGCTTTAAACGGTAAAAATGTATATAAGGTTATAGATAAAATATTGTTTGTAGATGAACAGCGTAACCTGAGTATTCCAACATCATTTCTCAATAAGAAAGTTACCGAAGCGCAAGAAAGGGTTCCTCATCCCTATAAGGGAAGGAAAAGATTTAAGATATATTTTGCGGCGCAAACACGGAAGAATCCGCCACTTTTTACATTTTTTGTCAATGACAGCAAAATGCTTATTCTTTCATATGAAAAATATCTTATTAATCAGATGAGAGAAAAGTTTGGGTTTGAAGGGGTACCCATATCTTGCAGATTCAAAAACAGAAGATAA
- a CDS encoding DUF1538 domain-containing protein yields MNILLRYFTKILKETIRAVLPVSLFLIMFQLLILRAPIYNFMSVLFGLLLITLGLMIFLEGLKYGLMPLGQSVGSLLPQKTSLLVILIFSFLVGYGVTVSEPAINALKIAAGGSTLAPLQNKFLVPSIGVGVGVAVVLGILRIVRNLSLVLFVLPLVVLCGVLSYFAPADYLSLAWDCGAITTGPVSVPIILSLGIGVATVTKGCDPAMAGFGIVAIASLMPIISVLTLGIVSSWM; encoded by the coding sequence ATGAATATTCTTCTACGCTACTTTACTAAAATACTCAAAGAAACAATACGGGCAGTTTTACCGGTCAGTTTGTTTCTTATTATGTTTCAGCTTTTAATATTGAGGGCTCCCATATACAATTTTATGTCAGTATTATTTGGGCTTCTTCTCATTACCTTAGGATTAATGATTTTTTTAGAAGGATTAAAGTATGGTCTTATGCCTTTAGGTCAAAGTGTTGGTTCTCTCCTTCCTCAGAAAACGAGTTTACTCGTAATACTCATTTTTAGTTTTCTCGTAGGGTACGGCGTTACCGTTTCAGAACCTGCCATTAATGCCTTAAAAATCGCTGCCGGTGGGAGCACTTTAGCGCCGCTCCAGAATAAGTTTCTTGTACCGTCTATCGGTGTTGGTGTAGGGGTTGCAGTTGTTTTAGGAATATTAAGAATTGTGCGTAATCTTTCGCTTGTTTTGTTTGTATTACCACTGGTCGTATTATGCGGCGTGCTGAGCTACTTTGCCCCAGCTGACTATCTTTCTCTTGCATGGGATTGCGGGGCAATAACAACAGGGCCTGTTAGTGTGCCTATAATTTTATCACTTGGTATTGGAGTTGCAACCGTTACAAAAGGGTGTGATCCTGCTATGGCAGGATTTGGTATTGTGGCTATAGCGTCACTTATGCCGATTATATCAGTATTAACATTAGGGATTGTTAGCTCATGGATGTAA
- the murC gene encoding UDP-N-acetylmuramate--L-alanine ligase: MLSTHKRYHFVGLGGIGMSAIAEVLLARGYRVSGSDIVENGNLMRLRKAGAVVLIGHSENNIPDCDAVIVSTAVSEHNSEISAARARGIPVMHRSDLLHEICRESCSIAVAGTHGKTTTTNMLAHVLTYAQYSPSVILGGISLNFNSNAQIGKSDYFIYEADESDGTLLTYTPQYSVITNIEEDHIGYYNSLQEICDVFSSFMDNTSSIKNVYCCLDCPNVRHLVEGKNGCVSYSAEGVADVYATDIVTSDTYSSFNVIYYGHILGEILLSLAGMHNVSNALPVIACALDLGITFDIIQKALASHQGTSRRMETLFDAEGVKVIDDYAHHPTEVRVTLSAIKKETFGRTIVVFQPHRYSRLTYFFDDFVSAFSGADMVFISDVYSAGEEPVNEINSQSLCTAMAKAGDNNVTYRAAIDEIVNELQSIVQEGDLIIFMGAGDSTKHARRYAGMLDEKFRPCVASTA, encoded by the coding sequence ATGTTAAGTACGCATAAAAGATATCATTTTGTAGGACTTGGCGGCATTGGTATGAGTGCCATCGCTGAAGTCCTTCTTGCGAGGGGATATCGTGTTAGCGGGTCAGATATTGTAGAAAACGGAAACCTAATGCGCTTACGCAAGGCAGGCGCAGTTGTTTTAATAGGCCACTCTGAAAATAATATTCCTGACTGTGATGCGGTTATAGTGTCCACTGCCGTCTCAGAACATAATTCCGAAATATCTGCGGCGCGTGCGCGTGGTATTCCTGTTATGCATCGTTCAGATCTGTTGCATGAAATTTGCCGGGAGTCTTGCAGTATAGCTGTTGCGGGTACCCATGGTAAAACAACTACAACAAATATGCTTGCACACGTTTTAACGTATGCACAATATTCTCCCTCGGTTATTCTCGGCGGTATTTCACTGAATTTTAATAGTAATGCACAAATTGGTAAAAGTGATTATTTTATATATGAGGCTGATGAAAGCGATGGCACACTTCTTACATACACTCCTCAATATTCAGTTATTACCAATATTGAAGAGGACCATATCGGATATTATAATAGTCTACAGGAGATCTGTGATGTCTTTTCATCTTTTATGGACAATACATCGAGTATTAAAAACGTTTACTGCTGTCTAGATTGTCCTAATGTTAGGCATCTTGTTGAAGGCAAAAATGGTTGTGTCTCGTACTCTGCAGAAGGCGTAGCAGATGTGTATGCTACTGACATTGTAACATCTGATACATATAGTTCATTTAACGTTATTTATTATGGACATATCCTTGGAGAAATACTACTTTCCCTTGCAGGTATGCACAACGTTTCTAATGCACTTCCTGTTATTGCATGCGCACTCGATCTCGGTATTACTTTTGATATTATTCAAAAGGCTCTTGCAAGTCACCAAGGGACTTCACGGCGAATGGAAACACTATTTGATGCAGAGGGGGTAAAGGTAATAGACGATTATGCTCATCATCCCACTGAGGTAAGGGTAACACTTTCCGCAATAAAAAAAGAGACGTTCGGGCGCACTATAGTGGTATTTCAACCTCATCGATATTCTAGGCTGACTTATTTTTTTGATGATTTTGTATCAGCGTTTTCTGGAGCTGACATGGTATTTATAAGTGATGTATATAGTGCAGGCGAGGAGCCGGTAAATGAAATAAACTCTCAAAGTCTTTGTACTGCTATGGCAAAGGCAGGGGATAACAATGTTACGTATCGAGCTGCTATTGATGAAATTGTAAATGAATTACAATCTATTGTACAAGAAGGAGATTTAATAATATTTATGGGTGCAGGTGATAGCACAAAACATGCGCGTAGATATGCAGGTATGCTCGATGAAAAATTTCGCCCATGTGTTGCATCAACCGCATAA
- the murG gene encoding undecaprenyldiphospho-muramoylpentapeptide beta-N-acetylglucosaminyltransferase has translation MRLLIAAGGSGGHILPGISVAQACSKRWSQVEILFICSKREIEKRIYQGKQFSYRKIGARPISAGVFGKCIFMWAFVISFFEALGIILSFKPDIILGMGGYVSAPVVVAGWVLRKQMILHEQNSVPGKANRFSARFVDTVMIGIKSAKNHFTHNDLRYTGNPVRDTLLKADPDDACVKFGLEKGVFTILVVGGSQGAEGLNRIVLDALEQMHKKKINFQVIHMAGRTCQEVKTRYKELCINAYCETYFDDIGLAYAASDVVVSRAGASAITEITLCRKPSILIPYPYSTDAHQEQNALHLVNADAAIMVKENDHAATQCVDILCDLYTHPDKREMYAKNCESLAEYDADKKIAETIHVIYAEKRKNVKYA, from the coding sequence ATGAGATTATTAATCGCAGCTGGAGGTTCTGGAGGTCATATACTTCCCGGTATATCAGTTGCGCAAGCTTGCAGTAAAAGGTGGTCTCAGGTTGAAATTCTTTTTATATGTTCTAAAAGAGAGATTGAGAAACGTATTTATCAAGGAAAACAGTTTTCATATCGAAAAATAGGCGCGCGTCCAATCAGTGCCGGAGTATTTGGTAAATGTATTTTTATGTGGGCCTTCGTTATATCGTTCTTTGAGGCACTGGGAATTATACTTTCTTTTAAGCCTGATATCATTCTTGGAATGGGTGGCTATGTTAGTGCGCCTGTTGTTGTTGCTGGGTGGGTGCTCAGGAAACAGATGATTCTCCATGAACAAAATAGTGTTCCAGGCAAAGCGAATCGTTTTTCCGCGCGCTTTGTGGATACAGTGATGATAGGCATTAAGTCTGCAAAGAACCATTTTACTCATAATGATTTGCGGTATACGGGCAATCCTGTTCGGGATACATTGCTCAAGGCGGATCCTGATGATGCGTGTGTAAAATTTGGTTTAGAAAAAGGCGTTTTTACCATTTTGGTTGTTGGTGGCAGTCAAGGCGCTGAGGGGTTAAACCGTATTGTTCTTGATGCATTAGAACAAATGCATAAGAAAAAGATCAATTTTCAAGTGATACATATGGCAGGCAGGACATGCCAGGAAGTTAAAACTCGTTACAAGGAGTTATGTATTAACGCATATTGTGAAACATATTTTGATGATATCGGACTTGCATACGCAGCCTCCGACGTGGTGGTGAGTCGTGCTGGAGCAAGTGCAATCACTGAAATAACCTTGTGCCGTAAACCTTCAATCCTTATCCCTTATCCGTACAGTACAGACGCACACCAGGAACAAAATGCATTGCACCTAGTGAATGCTGATGCGGCAATAATGGTTAAAGAAAATGATCATGCCGCAACTCAATGTGTAGATATTTTGTGTGACTTATACACACATCCAGATAAAAGAGAAATGTATGCAAAAAATTGTGAATCGCTTGCAGAATATGATGCAGATAAAAAGATTGCTGAAACTATACACGTAATATACGCAGAAAAAAGAAAAAATGTTAAGTACGCATAA
- the ftsA gene encoding cell division protein FtsA: MGKDVGVIVGLDIGTTKICAIVAENDTEGHLRVIGIGSAPSKGLRKGVVVDIESTVESVRKAVETAEEMTNIEIESVFSGIAGGHIKGFNSRGTIPIAGDAGEVTEEDIKRVIDSAKAVSIPMDRELIHVIPQAFIVDGHDGVRDPRGMSGVRLESEVHVITGAIASAQNIIKSINRAGIEVEDIVLQPLASSLAVLTEDEKKNGVVLIDIGGGTTDVVVYVDGAIRYTNVLAVGGDHISNDIAIALKIPVGKAEEIKKKYGHAHTQMVLPNEKFVVPGIVGRGANEMHKKYLAEIIQLRMEELFSVIKQEIKKTEYNEYIGSGVVITGGSALVRGTQDVAKKIFNVPVRIGKPHNVAGLMEIMDSPIYSTGVGLALYGAQYRRENDMGKFRGRNIFGKITERMRDWVTEYF, encoded by the coding sequence ATGGGAAAAGATGTTGGGGTCATAGTTGGTCTTGATATCGGGACAACAAAAATATGTGCTATTGTTGCAGAAAATGATACTGAAGGACATCTGCGTGTAATTGGTATTGGGTCTGCCCCCTCAAAGGGGTTAAGAAAAGGTGTTGTTGTCGACATTGAAAGCACGGTTGAATCAGTACGGAAAGCAGTTGAAACTGCCGAAGAAATGACGAATATTGAAATCGAATCTGTCTTTTCCGGTATTGCCGGAGGGCACATAAAAGGATTTAATAGCCGTGGGACTATCCCTATTGCTGGTGATGCCGGTGAAGTTACGGAAGAGGATATAAAACGTGTTATAGATTCTGCTAAGGCCGTTTCTATTCCGATGGATAGGGAATTGATACATGTTATCCCGCAAGCCTTTATTGTTGATGGTCATGACGGTGTAAGAGATCCTCGTGGTATGTCTGGCGTTAGGTTAGAGTCAGAGGTACACGTTATTACCGGTGCTATTGCATCTGCGCAGAATATTATTAAAAGTATTAACCGGGCAGGGATAGAGGTAGAAGACATTGTATTGCAGCCTTTAGCGTCAAGTCTTGCGGTGTTGACCGAAGATGAAAAAAAGAATGGCGTTGTTCTTATCGATATAGGCGGGGGAACGACAGACGTTGTTGTATATGTAGACGGGGCGATTAGGTATACCAATGTTCTGGCAGTAGGCGGTGATCATATCTCCAATGATATCGCTATAGCTTTAAAAATCCCGGTTGGAAAAGCCGAGGAAATAAAAAAGAAGTATGGACATGCACATACACAAATGGTTTTACCGAATGAAAAATTTGTTGTACCCGGAATCGTTGGGCGCGGGGCAAATGAAATGCATAAAAAATACTTAGCTGAAATTATCCAGCTACGCATGGAGGAACTCTTCTCAGTGATAAAACAAGAGATCAAAAAAACTGAATATAATGAATATATAGGATCAGGGGTAGTGATTACCGGTGGAAGCGCACTGGTAAGGGGGACTCAAGACGTTGCGAAAAAGATATTTAATGTACCCGTACGCATAGGCAAACCTCATAACGTTGCGGGACTAATGGAAATTATGGATAGCCCTATATATTCAACGGGTGTTGGGCTGGCACTCTACGGAGCTCAGTATAGACGTGAAAACGATATGGGGAAATTTCGTGGGAGAAACATCTTTGGAAAAATAACTGAACGTATGCGAGATTGGGTGACAGAATACTTCTAA
- a CDS encoding FtsQ-type POTRA domain-containing protein, protein MKRKQGVKTLKYQRSRKLHLLLDAKSNRKKKKKGDDASHGLFPKIILGVTFIVIFVCVSVFLAHSVVAFFIEDDDFKVRTLYVSNNSIYSNDEIAVFSGILSGENIFSVDLTDAQKKLEDHSNIKKVELTKQFPDSVHIKVYEREPVAILSVGKKYLIDEDAVLLSWDRRWKTELLPYLIGVSRKTRFKDKRLHSYNLTEGLRLIELYNNSPMKTEVSISKVDIQNSNEIIFYTDEDFVFKLDAGCGKKAFEKLYSVYTDLKEKRKRPSIIDVRFKDVVVLPKEASKR, encoded by the coding sequence ATGAAACGCAAGCAAGGGGTAAAAACTCTTAAATATCAAAGATCACGCAAACTGCATCTACTCTTAGATGCCAAGAGTAATCGTAAAAAGAAAAAAAAGGGAGATGATGCTTCTCACGGTCTTTTTCCAAAAATTATTCTTGGGGTGACATTTATAGTTATATTCGTATGTGTTAGCGTGTTTTTGGCGCATAGTGTTGTCGCGTTTTTTATAGAAGATGATGATTTTAAAGTAAGAACATTGTATGTTTCCAATAACAGTATCTATTCTAACGATGAGATTGCGGTATTTTCAGGGATTCTATCAGGAGAGAATATTTTTTCCGTGGATCTTACTGATGCACAAAAAAAACTTGAAGACCATTCAAACATAAAAAAGGTCGAACTTACAAAACAATTTCCGGATTCTGTTCATATAAAAGTATATGAGAGGGAGCCTGTTGCAATACTTTCTGTTGGGAAAAAATATCTTATTGATGAAGATGCTGTGCTTTTGTCCTGGGATAGGCGTTGGAAAACCGAGCTTTTACCGTATCTTATAGGCGTTAGCAGAAAAACACGTTTTAAGGATAAGAGGCTTCATTCGTATAATCTGACTGAAGGGTTACGACTTATTGAGCTATATAATAATTCACCTATGAAAACTGAAGTTTCGATCAGTAAAGTTGATATTCAAAACAGCAATGAAATAATATTTTATACCGATGAAGACTTTGTTTTCAAGCTTGATGCTGGGTGCGGTAAGAAGGCATTTGAAAAACTTTATTCGGTGTATACTGATTTGAAAGAGAAGCGTAAAAGACCATCAATTATTGATGTACGCTTTAAGGATGTTGTGGTGTTACCAAAAGAGGCATCTAAAAGGTAA